Proteins from a genomic interval of Chroococcidiopsis thermalis PCC 7203:
- a CDS encoding gamma-glutamylcyclotransferase, translating into MILTRAYLESGLLQKAIAQSKLGKLLLSEAELQASIQQTLARQKPNSDIWLFAYGSLIWNPIFHFAEYRTGTIYGLHRRFCLWTPLGRGTPDNPGLVLGLDRGGSCRGIAYRIAAANVMSELTIVWRREMIVGSYVPTWVKFYHDKQVVEAIAFVVNRRRSGYAGNISFDATVDTLATAKGELGSSADYLFQTVDGLNSVGIHDKPLLRLRDRVIAKQQGI; encoded by the coding sequence ATGATTCTCACCCGCGCCTATCTCGAATCAGGGCTGCTACAAAAAGCGATCGCTCAATCTAAATTGGGAAAACTCCTGCTAAGCGAGGCGGAGTTGCAGGCATCTATTCAACAAACTTTAGCACGACAAAAACCCAATTCTGATATTTGGTTGTTTGCTTACGGTTCTCTGATTTGGAACCCAATTTTTCATTTTGCTGAATATCGCACTGGTACGATTTACGGTTTGCATCGCCGTTTTTGCCTCTGGACTCCCCTCGGTCGCGGTACGCCGGATAACCCTGGTTTGGTTTTGGGACTCGATCGCGGTGGTAGTTGTCGCGGCATTGCCTACAGAATCGCTGCGGCTAATGTCATGTCGGAATTAACCATCGTCTGGCGGCGAGAAATGATTGTTGGTTCCTACGTTCCTACTTGGGTCAAGTTTTATCACGATAAGCAAGTTGTAGAGGCGATCGCTTTTGTTGTGAATCGACGTCGTTCGGGCTACGCGGGTAATATTTCTTTTGACGCTACTGTTGATACTCTTGCCACTGCTAAGGGTGAACTCGGTTCTAGTGCTGATTATTTGTTTCAAACTGTAGATGGTTTAAATAGTGTCGGAATTCATGACAAGCCGCTGTTACGTTTGCGCGATCGCGTGATTGCTAAGCAACAAGGGATTTAA